The genomic interval CAGGCAGACCGAAATGCCGAAAAGTTGCGACGGGACATTGGCCAGAAAAGGTATGTAATCGGCATTCTTACCGCCGTCGTCTCCTCTGAATTTCTCGTAAGCCTCGTTGACGGCCTCGTTCATTTGTTGAGTATCGAACTGTTGCATGATCAAATTTTTTTATCGTTTTCGCTCCGGTTGGTCGCCGTCGAACCGGTTGCCGTGGGCGATACCGGCTTGGCGGCAGAGGCTGCACCGGACGGAGCCGTTCCGGTAGCCGTCGGAGTCACGGGCACGCCTGCGGAACTCGTGCCGGCCGGAACCGCAGCCGGCTGTACGTCCTGAGCGCCTTTTTCCCAATGGAAGGGCTGAAACTCCTTGGCGGCTTCGGGGTCCTGCCACGAGGGCTTGCGCGAAGCGTAGATGATGAAAGGCGCCACGACGACTACGACGCACCCGATGATCAGCACCGAGAACCATACGGCATTGCTGCCGGTCGAAATCTGGCTGGGCGGAATAAAGCTCAGAATGAATGCCAGCAAAGCGCCGCAGAAGCCCAGTCCGGCGATGAACCAGATCAGTCCGTTGCCCTTGCCGACACGGAACGGGCGCTCGGCTTTGGGCATCTTGTAGCGGAGCATGATCGCCGCCGTGAACATCAGCAGATACATGATCAGGTAGAGCAGCACGGTGAGCTGCGAAAGAATCTGATAGAAAGACTGGACCGAAGGCATCACGACGAACAGCAGGCTCAGCACCGTCACGACGCAACCCTGAATAATCAGAATGTTACGCTGCACGCCGGCCTTGTTGGCCTTCTGAAAAAACGGAGGCAGATAGCCCGCCTTGCCGACGGTGAAAATACCTTTGGAGGGACCGGCGACCCAAGTCAGCACGCCGGCCAGCACGCCGAACATCAGCGCAACGGCAATGATCGGAGAGGCCCAGCTCATATGCAGATACTGGAAATAATTGTCGAAGCCGATCAGCAGGCTTTGCGTCAGGTTGATGTCCTTGGCCGGAATGATGAAGCCCAGCGAGAAAGTGCCCAGAACGAAAATGCAGACCGTAATCAGCGAGCCGATGAAAATGGCCTTCGGATAGTTCTTGCTCGGATTCTTGACGTCCATCACATGAATACCCATCATCTCCATGCCCGCGTAAAACAGGAAGATTCCGGAAGCCAGCACCAGGTTGTCGAACTTGGTCAGATCGGGAAAGAACCCTTGGCTCATATCCATGTTGTTGTGGCCTCCCGTACTCAGATAGACGATGCCCAGAACGATCAGCAGACCCGCCGGAATGATCGTTCCGATCATACCCCCGATCTTGGAAATCTTGCCGACCCACGTCAGTCCCTTCAGCGCGATGAACGTAGCCAGCCAGTAGATGACGAGCACGACGATCAGCGTGAAAATCTTGTTCGAGGCCAGCATCATGTCGTGCTGCGGATGAATGCCGATAAAGGCGATCGCCACGGCCCCGAACGTCAGCACGGTCGGATACCAGATCGTGCTCTCGATCCACTGGAGCCAAATAGCGAGAAAGCCCGTCCGGGCGCCCATCGCCTCGCCGACCCAGCGGAACACGCCTCCCTGCTTGTCCGAGAACATCGCCGCCAGCTCGGCGGCGACCAGAGCCGTCGGAATGAGGAAAACGATGGCCGCGAACAGATAGTAAAACGCCGAAGACGGCCCGTAAACGGCTTCCGAGGGCAGTCCCCGAAGGCTTACGACGGCCGTCACGTTCATAATCGCGAGTGTCATCACACTCAATTTGAACCCTGTACCCGTAGCTGTGGTACTTTTACTTGTTGCCATACGATAATTCTATTAAGCTTTTGATTAACAGTGCATAACGAACAACGAGAGGCTATCCGTACGCACGATGCGCACAGATAGCCCTGCATTTTCCCGCCGGAGGCTAACGACCCGCCTTGACATGGGTATGCGTGAAGACCTTGCCGACCACCCTCTGCTGTTTGTTCTGGGCTACGCGAGTTTGCGTAGGATACTCGAGTTTCTCGAACTCGGTGATCGCATTCTGCATGTCCGTAAGCAGCATGTCGGTCATATCGCGGCTCATGCCCTGACGGAACACGATGCGCATCACGACATAGTTCTGAAGATTGTTAGGCAGCGTGTAGGCAGGTACCATCCAGCCGTTCTGCTGAAGAGCCGCCTGCAAATCGTAAAGCGTCCACTTGGCCGTACGGTCGTATTCGGGCTTCATGTACCAAATGAACAACGGATTCACGACGTCGTCGCTGTAGTTCTCGAACGGAGCCATCTTGCCGATCTGCTCGTGAGCGTAACGGGCGATGTCCATGCTGTTGGACTGAATCTCCTTGTAGCCTTCGAAGCCCAGGCGGATAAACTGGTAATACTGTCCGAGAATCTGCGCGGCCGGACGCGAGAAATTCAGTCCGACCTGCGTAATGTTCGCCCCCAGGTAGTTGACGCTGAACGACATTTCGTCGGGCAGGTATTTTTTGTCCTTCCATACGACCCAGCCGAGGCCCGGATATACGAGTCCGAACTTATGCCCCGAAGTGCTGATGGAGAGCACCCACTTCAGCCGGAAATCCCATTTCTTGTCCGGGTCCAGAAACGGCAGGATATAGCCGCCCGAGGCGGCATCCACATGAATCGGAATATCGTAGCCGGTCCGGGCATTGTAATCCTCCAGCGCCCGGTCGAGCGCCTCGACGTCGTCGTTCAGACCCGTCCACGTCACGCCTTCGATCGGCACGACGCAGATCGTATTTTCGTCGCACATCGAGAGAGCCAGCTGCGGATCGAGCGTCGTCTTCTCGAGCGTCAGGGGAACCGTTCGCATCTCGATCTGCCACAGCTGCGCGAACTTTTCCCACACGACCTGGAAACCGGTCGAAATCACGAAATTCGGCTTGTCGTACGGCTTGCCCTGCGCTTTGCGCTTCGCGCGCCAGCGAAGCCACGCGGCCACGCCGCCCAACATGCAGGCTTCCGAAGAACCGATAGCCAGCGCCCCGGCTTTCCATTTGGCCTGCTCGGGAGAGTGCCACAGATTGGCCATGATGTTGATGCAGCGGGCGGCCATTACGGCCACGCGCGGGTACTCGGTCTCGTCGATATAATTGATATCGATGGCCTCGTTCATCAGCTTCGTAGCGTAGTCGTCCATATAGGTCGTTACGAAAGTGGCCAGATTCAGGCGCGGCTGGGTCTGCGGAAAGGTCTCGTCCTTGACCATCTGATAGGCGATCTCGGGCGAGGTCGGATGCATCGGAATCGTCTCTGTCGGCGCAGAATTCCGCATTTTCTCGGAGCCGAAGATCGGCGTTTCGATCGTGGCCCTTTGTTCGTTCACATTGTTCATACCTTTAATTTTTAGGATTATACGATATAATTGATTGAATAGATTCTCCTTCGACGACTCCATAAACCGTGCCACCTGCACAGTCTGCGAAAAGCGGAGCCTATGCTCCGCCTCGCGCATTCTTACCGGCATCCGCTCTTTTCCGAGGGATGCAACGGCCGATCGAAACATGAAAAAAGGGATGCTTAAAAAAGCATCCCCGAGGCGGCCGGGCGTTTCCCGCCGCAGACCCTTCCGGATACGCGCTACCTGTCGGCAAAGAGCGCTCCGGGCGTACCGTTTACGGCGTACGTATTCAATATCCGTCCGTACAGGTCGTACTCGTACACGACCCCGCTCCCGGTTCCCGACTTCGCATCTCCTATGTAAAGCGTATTGCGCGGCGACATGACCATACCGGTCATATCCTCGACCGCGTCGAGCGTGAAAAGGGGAGTCGGATTCAACTCGATCCGTCCTTTTTCATCCCCGACCGTAATCTCGAATACCGAGAGTTTGCCGTTCTTGAGCGCGTTGAAATACATCTCGTCGCGTTCGGAGTCGATCTCCAGATAGCCCTCCGACGCATCGATTCCCAACGCGGACAAAGAGTAATGCGCTGCCATCGTCGTGTCGGACACGCAGTACAGATAATCGGCCGACAGGGCCCAAAGCGCGCCGAACTTATCGGACACGAGCTTGGAATCGGGCCGGGCAGGAATCCCGAGCTCGGAAGTCTGGTAAGTCTTATCCAGCTGGAAAGCGCATATCCGGTCGCCGGCTGCGGCGTATAGCTTACTGCCCGTTACGATCATTTGTCCGACCGGACGGTTGAAAAGGATTTCCTTCGTGATCTTGAAATCTTTCTCGTCGACCAGGAAGACGGCCCCCAGAGCAGCGTCCGAGACCGCCACCTGCCCGCTTTTGACCGGCACGATATACCGAAAATCCAGATCCTCGGACATATGCGCGATCGTACCGAGCGTCGAATAATCGGAAGGTTTGACGACCCGAACGTACCCCTCGCACACGACCCATATCCAGCTGTGAACCTTCGCAATCGAATGGGCCGGGGAATTCAGCGTCAACAAATCGGGCACGATCGAGTCGTTGCGCATGACGGCCGTCACGGCATCGTTCTCGAAACTCGAGGTACCGATCATCAGTTTGAGCAGCTTGCTGTCGGGAACGACCCGGATGTCATCCTTGGTGCTCGAACAGGAGAGCGCGCCCCAAGCGAAGATAGCGATCAGAAAGGAGGGAACGGACAATACGCTTTTCATAGATATTCCGAATATTTGCTTGAATACACACCGATTCGATAAGGCGGGAAAGGAAACCGCCGGCTCTGCAAAGTTATAAAATATCTCCGTATGCGGAAAACAGCCCGGAATGGCGTGCGGGAATATACTTCAGGACTGTCCGAAAACGGACTCGCCGGCAGGCGCACCGATATTTTTCTTATTTTTGCCTCCAAACAGTGTCGGCTTCATGGACAGGGGAGAGGGAATATATCACATACTGGCTCTGACGGCCGTAGCAATATGGGGAACGACTTTCGTTTCGACGAAGCTGTTGCTGGCCGAGGGGATGACGCCGGCCGAAATCATGTTTTACCGCTTTCTGATCGCCTACCTCGCGCTGAAACTGTACAAGCCGACTCTCAGACTGCCCGAAAGCTGGCGGGACGAAGCGCTATTCGCGGCGGCCGGCCTCACGGGCGGCTCGCTTTATTTTCTGACCGAGAACATGGCCCTGCAAATAACGCTCGCCTCGAACGTAGCGCTGCTGCTGGCTACCGCTCCGATTCTGACGGTCCTGCTCTCGAGACTATGGCTCGGCCGCAGCGAGCGAATCGGACGCCCGCTTGCCGCCGGATCGGTTCTGGCGCTCGCCGGTGTCGCGCTCGTCGTCTTCAACGGGAGCTTCATTCTGAAGATACAGCCTGCGGGCGATCTGCTCACGCTGGCTGCCGCACTGACATGGGCGCTCTATAACATCTGCCTGAAAAAGCTGGACGGACGCCACTCGACGCTCGAGATCACGCGCAAAGTATTCTTCTACGGCGTTGTCACCCTGTTGCCCGTTTTCGCCTTCACGCCGCTCCGGTTCGACACCGCACTGTTCCGCAATCCGGTCGTGGCGGGCAACCTGCTCTTTCTGGGACTTGTGGCCTCGCTGTTCTGTTTCGCAGTCTGGAATACGGCGGTCAAGCATTTGGGCACAGTCAAAACAAGCAACTATATTTATCTCGTACCTCTGGTGGCGCTGATCAGTTCGGCCATCGTACTGAACGAACGGATCACGCCCGTCGCTCTCGGCGGAGCCGCACTGATCCTAAGCGGAGTTTACATAGCCGAAAACGGTCGGCGCATCAGAGGACTAAAACCGATTCACCGATGAACGAACTGAACATCCGCCCTGCCGGGCCGGAAGACTCGGCCACGATTTACGGATTCATCATGAAAATGGCCCGCTACGAAAAGCTCGAGAGCGAAGTGGATACGACCGAGCAAGCACTCCGCAAATCCCTTTTTGAAGAAAGACAGGCGGAAGTCGTGCTGGGCGAGCTGAACGGGCGACCCGTAGGGTTCGCTCTGTTCTTCCATAACTTCTCGACTTTCCGGGGACAACGCGGTCTCTATCTGGAAGACATATACGTCGACGAGGAGTACAGAGGGCGCGGATACGGGAAAAGGCTGCTGCTTCATTTGGTCAAGCTCGCCGCCGAGCGGCGCTGCCGGAGGATGGAGTGGGTCGTACTGGATTGGAACGCACCGTCGATCGCCTTCTACCGTTCGCTCGGAGCCGTGCCGATGGACGAATGGACGGTTTTCCGCCTGACCGAAGACAAAATCAGAGAACTGGCCGCCGGGCAGACGGAGCAGGCCGTCCCGAAACGGGTTCCGTCGCCCGGACATCGAAAGGCATAACAGGAATCAAAAAACAGATGCAAAGTATGGTTATCGACGAAAGAGAGTGCCGCAAGGAGACCGTTGCGGAAGTCGCCCGGCAGATCATGATCGCCGGACGCACGGCCCCCAAGGGCAAGGGTATCGACCTGATCGAGATCGTCGCGGTCACCGGCGAGACGATCGAGGCTCTGGCCGAGGCGACCCGCCTCGCGTCGGAGCAGACCGGCATGAAATTTTTCCTGCGCGACGCCGAAAACATCCGTCAGGCCGACGCCGTCATTCTGGTCGGAACGCGCCTGCAATCCCTGTCGCTCAATTGCGGTTACTGCGGTTATCCGACCTGCGAGAAAAAGAACGGCCATCCGGCCGCTCCCTGCGCGCTGAACATGGTCGATCTGGGCATCGCCATCGGCTCGATGACGGCCAAGGCCGCCGACCTGAGGGTCGACAACCGCGTGATGTTCTCGGCAGGCAAGGCGGCCCCGAGCATCGGACTGCTCGCCGGATGCCACTCGATCTACGCCATTCCGCTGAGCGTCTCCTCGAAGAACCCGTTTTTCGATCGGGCATCCACCCGCTAAATCCGACCGCCATGTATGATATCGAACTGAAGAACGAACTGGAAAGACGCTGGAGCTCCGTGCGGGAAGAGCTCGCCCGACAGCAGGCCGACGCGCTGCTCGTAACCACGAACGTCAACCTGTACTACGTCAGCGGACGCGTATTCGCCGGCATGGCATATATCCCCAGCGAGGGCGAACCGCTCTTTTTCGTCCGCCGGCCTGTCGGCCTGAAAGGGGAAAACGTCCTGTACATCCGCAAGCCGGAGGAGATAGGCGATCGCCTCCGGGAGCGTGGGATCGCCCTCCCTCGGAAACTGTTGCTGGAAACCGACTCTATTCCGATGGGCGAATACCTCCGCTACGAAAAAATCTTCTCTCCGGAGCAGATCGGCAACGGGACCCGGCTGCTGCGCACGGTGCGAAGCGTCAAGACGCCTTTCGAGCTCGGGCGGCTCCGGCTGTCGGGCCGGCTCCATGCCGAGGTCTACCGAAGAATTCCCGAATTGTTCCGGCCCGGCATGACCGATCTGGAACTGTCGGTCGAGATCGAGCGGGAGAGCCGTCTGAAAGGCTCGCGCGGCATTTTCCGCATATTCGGCCAAAGCATGGAAATCTTCGGCGGGAGCGTGCTGGCCGGAGACAATGCCGACACGCCATCGCCTTACGATTTCGCGCTCGGCGGCGGAGGCCTCGACACGTCGCTGCCGGTCGGGGCGAACGGCACGGTCCTGAGCGACGGCATGAGCGTCATGGTTGATATGGGAGGCAATTTTACAGGTTACATGACCGACATGACGCGCGTATTCTCGGTGGGAGAGCTCCCGGATCTGGCATACAGAGCCCACGACGCTTCTCTGGAAATTCAGCGCAGAATCGCCGAGGCCGCACGGCCCGGTACGCCGGCATCCGAGCTTTACGTCATCGCCGTACATACGGCCGCCGAGGCCGGACTATCGGAATACTTCATGGGGCACCGCCAGCAGGCAGGCTTCGTCGGACATGGCATCGGCATCGAAATCAACGAGATGCCCGTGCTGGCTCCCCGCTCGAAGGAAATCCTTGCGGAGGGCATGGTTTTCGCGCTCGAGCCGAAGTTCGTCATTCCCGGCGTAGGAGCAGTCGGCATCGAGAACAGCTTCGCCGTGACGGCCGGCGGGCTCGAAAAGCTGACGCCGATGGACGAAGAAATCGTCCCGTTGGCATGATTCCGTCCGAAAACGCGAACCCTGTTGAACTGAAAGCGAAAGCGCGACCGTACGGTCGCGCTTTCGTCATGGCATAGTCCGTTCCGCGGGCCTACCTTCTGCCGCAGCAATGACCGGCAGGCCGGCAATGGCGCGCAGGCCGGCAATCGCGTTTGGCGTCCGACGGACATTCGCTTCTGCAGTGTTCCGCATAGGCGCACGTCGAGCAATCGGCGCACCGGTCTTTCCTGCACTCGTCGCCACAGGCGCAGTCCGCGCAGTAGCCTCTGCTATGATCGCAATCTTGAGGGCAGCATTCGGTCGTAGTCTTGGTCTTAGGCTCGGTCGTTTTCTTGGGACCTTGCGCCATCGAGATCGTAAACAACGCTACGACAAAGACAGAAACCAGAAACAACAGCTTTTTTCTCATCGTCCTTTCTTTTTTAATAATCAAAACGCAGGCGGCCCGATCCTCGCCGGTCCGCACGATAAGAACGGCCGACGGCTTCATCGTATTATCCGCCACCTGCACAAATATACGAAAATCCTCGCCATAATAATCATTCCGATCATTCCGTCATAACAATAAGACGAAAATTCACATTCTTTTCAACGCTACGGATAAACCCTGCGCCCCGCACATGCCGTCCAATCATCCCCTGCGCGAACTCACCGCTTTATAATGCGAAAAAATATTTAAGAATACGGCGATTTCATACCGCATTCATGTGCAGATCGCGTGGAAATCCGTATTTTTGTAAATCATCGGATAACGATGCGAGCCGTTTCGCCGCGTCTCGGCCCTCATACGAAAAGCCGATAAAATACTTTCCAGACCCTCACACGAAAGAACCGAAAGCCATGAAACGAGACGATTTTTTCCGATACGGCGATAAGGAAACGGAATACCTGAAAAGGCGGGACAAACGGCTGGCAGAGGTCATAGAAAAGGTCGGGAAAATCGAAAGAACCGTCATTCCCGACTTGTTCGCCGCGCTCGTACATTCCATCGTCGGACAACAGATATCCACCAGAGCGCACGAGACGATCTGGGCAAGAATGAAGCACGGGCTGCGGGAAATTACGCCGCAAGCCATCGACCGCATGCCGGAAGAAGAACTGCAACGGTTCGGCATCTCTTTCAGGAAAGCGGCTTATATCAAATCGGCAGCCAAGAAAATCGTCAGCGGAGAGTTCGACATCCAAGCCCTCGAGACCTTGCCGGACGAAGAAGTCTGCGCCAAACTGACGGAACTCGAGGGAGTCGGCGTATGGACAGCCGAAATGTTGATGATATTCTCCATGCAGCGTCCCGACGTATTCAGCTTCCAAGATCTGGCGATCATTCGCGGACTGCGCATGACTTACCGTCACCGCAGCATCGACCGGACTAAGTTCGACCGTTACCGGAAGCGATACTCTCCCTATGCCTCCGTCGCCAGCCTATACCTTTGGGCCGTAGCGAGCGGAGCCGTGGACGGAATAAAAGATTGCAAACCTTTGAAAAACAAGGTCCGACGGAAAAACAAGCCCCCTAAACCGTCCGACACGCCGGAGGGAACTTATCTCAAATCAGAATATAACGATTTAAAAACGAAAACATGAACGCTATCCGGATCAAACGCTACCTTTCTCCGGTAGGGGAGTTGCTCGTCGGTTCCTTCGATGGCAAGCTGTGCATCTGCGATTGGGCGCACGAGAAACGCAGAGACGTCAATGACAGGCGAATACGACATGCCCTGCACGCCGTTTACGAAGACGGCGCTTCGGATACGATCGATCGAGCGATCGCCCAGCTCGACGAATATTTCGCCCGGGAAAGAACCGCATTCGACATTCCCCTGATATTTACCGGAACGGATTTCCAAAACTCGGTGTGGCGAGAATTGCAGAATATCCCTTACGGCAAAACCGTTTCCTACGGCGAACTGGCGCGAAAACTGGGATGCCCCAAAGCCGTGCGCGCAGTAGCCGCCGCCAACGGGGCCAATCCGATTTCGATCTTCGTTCCCTGCCATCGGGTCATCGGAAGCGACCGTAAACTGGTAGGGTACGGCGGGGGACTGGAAGCCAAGAAAGGTCTGCTGGCCTTGGAACAGGCCTCCGGCGGCTTATTCTGACGCGGTCGGAAATCCTCGCACCGAGAGCGACAATTCCAAACCGCAGATTATAAATCTTGCCATATAGCATGGCTTTTGGGCGGCAGGCGTATTCGAAACGATCGACTCCCTCGACTCGAAGAAGGGCTCACAGCCAAAAAAATAATATTCAGACAAATACGAACAAACCTCGATTTTCCAAAAGTGAAGAACCGAACGATCCGCATTCCATTATAAAAATCTTTTGCTATCTTCGTGAACCGGTCGGGAGCCCGTTGCATCCCGCCGCACCGGTCGCAGGAGCGGGTCCGCCATACGGACCGTTTTCCGAAGCGGTACGATTCAATATGCCAGATGAAACAGGAAATTCCATACGCAAGATACGACTATGCGGTGCAGCCCCGCGAGGTGGACCTGACCAAAAGGGCCACGATCATCACCCTCGGCGACAGTATTCTGCATACCGCCGGCGAAGACGCGGACCGGATCGGGTTCGGAATCCGCAACCTGCAAAGCAAAGACTCGACCTGGGTCCTGTCGCGCATGGCCGTCGAGATCGACCGGCTGCCGGCCGAATACGAGCGGTATACGGTCGGCACATGGGTCGGCGAGATCGGCCGTCTGATGACTACCCGCAATTTCATCGTCACGGATGCCGGAGGACAACGGATCGCGGCGGCTTCCACCCTTTGGGCGATGATCGACGTGAAGACCCGACAGCCGCTGGATCTGAGAGATAACGTCGACTATTCCCGAGCGCTGCTCGCTATCCCGTGCCCGATCGACAAACCGGCCAAAATAGGCCGCATCGAAGGCGTACCGTGCGACAGCCGGCGCGTCCGGTACAGCGACATCGACTTCAACCAGCACACCAACAGCATGAAATACATCCAGTGGATGCTCGACGCGCTGCCGCTCGAAAAACTGACCGGCTGCCGGATGAAGCGGCTCGACGTCAACTTCGTGCACGAAACCCGCTACGGACAGCAACTGGTCGTATGCTGCGAACGCGGGACCGACAGGGACCGTTTCGAAATCAGGTTCGAAGACGGGACCGCCGCCTGCAAAGCCGCCATACGATGGGAAACCTCCGACGAACGCTCAAACCAGACAGCATAATGAAAAAATCGATTCTTGCGGTCGCCGTCGCTGCGATCCTGATCTCTTGCGGACCGAAACCCGCTGCCATCTCGCTTTTCAACGGCAAAGACCTGAACGGATGGACCGCCGTGCTCGAGGATTCTACGCTCCATCCCTCGACGGAATTCACCGTCGAGGATGGAGCGATCTCGCTCTCGGGAAAGTTCGGCTACATCCGAACCGAAATACCGTA from Alistipes ihumii AP11 carries:
- the gadC gene encoding putative glutamine/gamma-aminobutyrate antiporter GadC — protein: MATSKSTTATGTGFKLSVMTLAIMNVTAVVSLRGLPSEAVYGPSSAFYYLFAAIVFLIPTALVAAELAAMFSDKQGGVFRWVGEAMGARTGFLAIWLQWIESTIWYPTVLTFGAVAIAFIGIHPQHDMMLASNKIFTLIVVLVIYWLATFIALKGLTWVGKISKIGGMIGTIIPAGLLIVLGIVYLSTGGHNNMDMSQGFFPDLTKFDNLVLASGIFLFYAGMEMMGIHVMDVKNPSKNYPKAIFIGSLITVCIFVLGTFSLGFIIPAKDINLTQSLLIGFDNYFQYLHMSWASPIIAVALMFGVLAGVLTWVAGPSKGIFTVGKAGYLPPFFQKANKAGVQRNILIIQGCVVTVLSLLFVVMPSVQSFYQILSQLTVLLYLIMYLLMFTAAIMLRYKMPKAERPFRVGKGNGLIWFIAGLGFCGALLAFILSFIPPSQISTGSNAVWFSVLIIGCVVVVVAPFIIYASRKPSWQDPEAAKEFQPFHWEKGAQDVQPAAVPAGTSSAGVPVTPTATGTAPSGAASAAKPVSPTATGSTATNRSENDKKI
- a CDS encoding glutamate decarboxylase, yielding MNNVNEQRATIETPIFGSEKMRNSAPTETIPMHPTSPEIAYQMVKDETFPQTQPRLNLATFVTTYMDDYATKLMNEAIDINYIDETEYPRVAVMAARCINIMANLWHSPEQAKWKAGALAIGSSEACMLGGVAAWLRWRAKRKAQGKPYDKPNFVISTGFQVVWEKFAQLWQIEMRTVPLTLEKTTLDPQLALSMCDENTICVVPIEGVTWTGLNDDVEALDRALEDYNARTGYDIPIHVDAASGGYILPFLDPDKKWDFRLKWVLSISTSGHKFGLVYPGLGWVVWKDKKYLPDEMSFSVNYLGANITQVGLNFSRPAAQILGQYYQFIRLGFEGYKEIQSNSMDIARYAHEQIGKMAPFENYSDDVVNPLFIWYMKPEYDRTAKWTLYDLQAALQQNGWMVPAYTLPNNLQNYVVMRIVFRQGMSRDMTDMLLTDMQNAITEFEKLEYPTQTRVAQNKQQRVVGKVFTHTHVKAGR
- a CDS encoding DMT family transporter; translated protein: MDRGEGIYHILALTAVAIWGTTFVSTKLLLAEGMTPAEIMFYRFLIAYLALKLYKPTLRLPESWRDEALFAAAGLTGGSLYFLTENMALQITLASNVALLLATAPILTVLLSRLWLGRSERIGRPLAAGSVLALAGVALVVFNGSFILKIQPAGDLLTLAAALTWALYNICLKKLDGRHSTLEITRKVFFYGVVTLLPVFAFTPLRFDTALFRNPVVAGNLLFLGLVASLFCFAVWNTAVKHLGTVKTSNYIYLVPLVALISSAIVLNERITPVALGGAALILSGVYIAENGRRIRGLKPIHR
- a CDS encoding GNAT family N-acetyltransferase; this encodes MNELNIRPAGPEDSATIYGFIMKMARYEKLESEVDTTEQALRKSLFEERQAEVVLGELNGRPVGFALFFHNFSTFRGQRGLYLEDIYVDEEYRGRGYGKRLLLHLVKLAAERRCRRMEWVVLDWNAPSIAFYRSLGAVPMDEWTVFRLTEDKIRELAAGQTEQAVPKRVPSPGHRKA
- a CDS encoding ferredoxin domain-containing protein is translated as MVIDERECRKETVAEVARQIMIAGRTAPKGKGIDLIEIVAVTGETIEALAEATRLASEQTGMKFFLRDAENIRQADAVILVGTRLQSLSLNCGYCGYPTCEKKNGHPAAPCALNMVDLGIAIGSMTAKAADLRVDNRVMFSAGKAAPSIGLLAGCHSIYAIPLSVSSKNPFFDRASTR
- a CDS encoding M24 family metallopeptidase; translated protein: MYDIELKNELERRWSSVREELARQQADALLVTTNVNLYYVSGRVFAGMAYIPSEGEPLFFVRRPVGLKGENVLYIRKPEEIGDRLRERGIALPRKLLLETDSIPMGEYLRYEKIFSPEQIGNGTRLLRTVRSVKTPFELGRLRLSGRLHAEVYRRIPELFRPGMTDLELSVEIERESRLKGSRGIFRIFGQSMEIFGGSVLAGDNADTPSPYDFALGGGGLDTSLPVGANGTVLSDGMSVMVDMGGNFTGYMTDMTRVFSVGELPDLAYRAHDASLEIQRRIAEAARPGTPASELYVIAVHTAAEAGLSEYFMGHRQQAGFVGHGIGIEINEMPVLAPRSKEILAEGMVFALEPKFVIPGVGAVGIENSFAVTAGGLEKLTPMDEEIVPLA
- a CDS encoding DNA-3-methyladenine glycosylase family protein; this translates as MKRDDFFRYGDKETEYLKRRDKRLAEVIEKVGKIERTVIPDLFAALVHSIVGQQISTRAHETIWARMKHGLREITPQAIDRMPEEELQRFGISFRKAAYIKSAAKKIVSGEFDIQALETLPDEEVCAKLTELEGVGVWTAEMLMIFSMQRPDVFSFQDLAIIRGLRMTYRHRSIDRTKFDRYRKRYSPYASVASLYLWAVASGAVDGIKDCKPLKNKVRRKNKPPKPSDTPEGTYLKSEYNDLKTKT
- a CDS encoding methylated-DNA--[protein]-cysteine S-methyltransferase, translating into MNAIRIKRYLSPVGELLVGSFDGKLCICDWAHEKRRDVNDRRIRHALHAVYEDGASDTIDRAIAQLDEYFARERTAFDIPLIFTGTDFQNSVWRELQNIPYGKTVSYGELARKLGCPKAVRAVAAANGANPISIFVPCHRVIGSDRKLVGYGGGLEAKKGLLALEQASGGLF
- a CDS encoding acyl-[acyl-carrier-protein] thioesterase, encoding MKQEIPYARYDYAVQPREVDLTKRATIITLGDSILHTAGEDADRIGFGIRNLQSKDSTWVLSRMAVEIDRLPAEYERYTVGTWVGEIGRLMTTRNFIVTDAGGQRIAAASTLWAMIDVKTRQPLDLRDNVDYSRALLAIPCPIDKPAKIGRIEGVPCDSRRVRYSDIDFNQHTNSMKYIQWMLDALPLEKLTGCRMKRLDVNFVHETRYGQQLVVCCERGTDRDRFEIRFEDGTAACKAAIRWETSDERSNQTA